The following are encoded in a window of Candidatus Eisenbacteria bacterium genomic DNA:
- the atpC gene encoding ATP synthase F1 subunit epsilon — protein MSDVFHLRMLTLEKVIYEGNIISLVAPGLDGYFGVLAHHAPLIAALKPGKLSLKADERSAERVYAVSGGFVEVSANSAVLLADAIEEIRDI, from the coding sequence ATGAGTGATGTTTTTCACCTAAGAATGCTCACGCTCGAAAAAGTGATCTACGAAGGCAACATCATTTCTCTTGTCGCGCCTGGCTTGGATGGCTACTTCGGAGTCCTGGCGCATCATGCCCCTCTTATCGCGGCCCTCAAACCAGGCAAGCTAAGCCTGAAGGCCGACGAACGAAGCGCCGAAAGAGTCTACGCCGTGAGCGGCGGTTTTGTCGAAGTGTCGGCAAACTCGGCCGTCCTGCTCGCCGATGCGATTGAAGAAATTCGTGACATCTGA
- the tsaD gene encoding tRNA (adenosine(37)-N6)-threonylcarbamoyltransferase complex transferase subunit TsaD: protein MLVLGIETSCDDTAAAVVRDARHVLSSVVSSQSIHRLYGGVVPEIASRQHVRLIVPTVRTALAEAGVELENVDAIAVTKGPGLIGSLLVGLCFAKTLSFAQGKPYIGINHIEAHLFAPLVETDQLEPPFVGLCVSGGHTELMYVRGFGDYELLGSTVDDAAGEAIDKVAKMLGLGFPGGPEIEALSSCGDPDRIAFPKARLKRKGFDMSFSGIKTAVKYFIEREAPLDEKLKADVAASFEKAIVGALVEKLVEACRSRNATRAVVAGGVARNRALREAAQRACAALGVRLIVPSRELCSDNGVMVAVAGTLRLCRGETSSLALAASSTFEELLEIERS, encoded by the coding sequence TTGCTCGTCCTGGGAATCGAAACCTCGTGTGACGATACCGCTGCGGCTGTAGTGCGCGACGCCCGACACGTACTTTCAAGCGTGGTTTCCTCGCAGTCGATACACAGGCTCTACGGTGGAGTTGTCCCGGAGATTGCCTCGAGACAGCACGTGAGACTCATTGTTCCCACGGTGAGGACGGCTCTTGCCGAAGCAGGTGTGGAGCTTGAGAACGTCGATGCCATCGCCGTCACCAAGGGTCCCGGCCTCATTGGTTCCCTCTTGGTGGGACTTTGTTTTGCAAAAACCCTGTCCTTTGCACAGGGGAAACCCTACATTGGTATCAATCACATTGAAGCTCATCTCTTTGCTCCGTTGGTGGAAACAGATCAGCTTGAGCCGCCTTTCGTCGGTCTTTGCGTTTCAGGTGGTCACACAGAGCTCATGTACGTCAGAGGATTCGGCGACTATGAACTACTCGGTTCCACCGTGGACGATGCTGCCGGTGAGGCAATAGACAAGGTCGCCAAGATGCTCGGACTCGGTTTTCCCGGAGGGCCCGAGATTGAGGCTCTTTCGTCTTGTGGCGATCCCGACCGGATAGCTTTTCCCAAAGCCAGGCTCAAGCGCAAGGGATTCGACATGAGTTTCAGCGGCATCAAGACCGCCGTCAAGTACTTCATCGAGCGTGAGGCGCCGCTTGACGAAAAACTGAAGGCGGACGTGGCCGCCTCGTTTGAGAAAGCCATAGTTGGTGCTCTCGTCGAGAAGCTCGTCGAAGCGTGTCGTTCAAGAAACGCGACACGAGCAGTGGTCGCCGGAGGTGTGGCCCGCAACCGTGCTCTCAGAGAGGCGGCACAGAGGGCCTGCGCGGCCCTCGGCGTGCGATTGATAGTGCCTTCGCGCGAGCTTTGCTCTGACAACGGCGTCATGGTGGCAGTCGCCGGCACTCTCAGACTGTGTCGGGGAGAAACCTCCTCTCTTGCTCTCGCAGCCTCTTCCACCTTCGAGGAACTTCTTGAAATAGAACGAAGTTAG
- a CDS encoding response regulator: MAQRILVVEDDPNIRQVLKLQLEGAGYDVGAVEDGLKAIEEVSRLVPELILLDVMMPKMDGYEVCRRLKAKFETSRIPVIMLTAKSTPIEKVEGFESGANDYVTKPYAVKELLARVKAVLHWSKLQREANPLTGLPGNFSIENEANARINSGAPFAFAVCDIDSFKAFNDFYGYHRGDDALKMTAAILLKAVEEKGTGKDFVGQIGGDDFVYITSPHNAELIGEQVTAEFDQRVQFLYNSEDRRKGYLEVRNRRGEIERFPIISITIAVVKSDRYVIEHVAKLSDIASELKTYGKSLPGSVVVSERRTEQQKAPASKTGT, translated from the coding sequence GTGGCCCAGAGAATACTTGTGGTCGAGGATGACCCGAACATCCGCCAAGTGCTAAAGCTACAGCTCGAAGGCGCGGGCTACGATGTCGGAGCCGTTGAGGACGGCCTGAAGGCCATCGAAGAAGTCTCACGCCTCGTTCCCGAATTGATACTGCTGGACGTCATGATGCCCAAGATGGACGGCTACGAGGTGTGCAGGAGGCTCAAGGCCAAGTTCGAGACGAGCCGTATTCCGGTCATAATGCTCACGGCCAAGTCTACACCGATCGAGAAGGTAGAAGGCTTTGAGTCCGGAGCCAACGACTACGTGACCAAACCGTACGCCGTGAAGGAACTGCTGGCTCGCGTCAAGGCCGTACTACACTGGAGCAAATTACAGCGCGAGGCGAATCCGCTCACCGGTCTTCCGGGAAACTTCTCGATTGAGAACGAGGCCAACGCGAGAATCAATTCCGGAGCACCTTTTGCGTTCGCAGTCTGTGACATAGATTCCTTCAAGGCCTTCAACGACTTCTACGGCTACCACAGGGGCGACGATGCCCTGAAGATGACGGCCGCCATCTTGCTGAAGGCCGTGGAGGAAAAGGGCACCGGCAAGGATTTTGTCGGTCAAATCGGCGGTGACGATTTTGTTTACATAACGTCGCCGCACAACGCCGAACTGATAGGTGAGCAAGTAACGGCTGAATTCGACCAGAGGGTTCAGTTCCTGTACAACAGCGAGGATCGTAGGAAAGGTTACCTCGAAGTCAGAAACCGTCGCGGTGAAATAGAACGCTTTCCGATCATTTCGATAACAATCGCCGTGGTCAAGAGTGATCGCTACGTCATAGAGCACGTTGCAAAGCTCAGCGACATTGCCTCGGAACTCAAGACCTACGGGAAGTCTCTGCCCGGTAGTGTAGTCGTAAGCGAGAGAAGAACCGAACAACAGAAGGCACCTGCCTCGAAGACTGGAACATAG
- the atpD gene encoding F0F1 ATP synthase subunit beta — protein MERTAADVPKGTKFGKVVQVIGPTVDVQFDGEDLPEIYNALRVVDEKRGIDLTLEVALHLGDNIIRCIAMATTDGLVRGMKVIDTGGPITVPVGEQTLGRIFNLTGDPIDNLGPVPHPEKRYPIHRTPPSFEDQETKTAVFETGIKVIDLLAPYPKGGKIGLFGGAGLGKTVILMELIRSIATEHGGYSVFGGVGERTREGNDLWLEMRGSGVLSKTVLVFGQMNEPPGARLRVGLSAVTMAEYFRDEENQDVLLFIDNIFRFVQAGSEVSALLGRMPSAVGYQPTLGTEMGELQERITSTKTGSITSVQAIYVPADDLTDPAPATTFSHLDATTVLSRKISQLGIYPAVDPLDSTSRILDPRVVGERHYNVARAVQKVLQRYKDLQDIIAILGIDELSEEDKTIVARARRIQRFLSQPFLVAEAFTGRPGRYVKIEDTVRGFEEIVDGKHDDVPESAFFMAGTIEEALVQAEQVKKAAG, from the coding sequence ATGGAACGAACTGCGGCTGACGTTCCGAAGGGCACGAAATTCGGGAAGGTTGTTCAAGTAATCGGACCGACCGTTGACGTGCAATTTGATGGAGAAGATCTACCCGAGATTTACAATGCGCTCAGAGTGGTGGACGAGAAACGCGGCATAGATCTGACGCTGGAGGTGGCGCTGCATCTGGGGGACAACATCATCCGCTGCATCGCCATGGCCACGACTGACGGCCTCGTGAGAGGCATGAAAGTCATTGACACCGGTGGTCCCATCACGGTTCCGGTCGGCGAGCAGACTCTCGGCAGGATCTTCAACCTTACCGGCGACCCGATAGATAACCTCGGGCCGGTCCCCCATCCCGAGAAAAGATACCCCATTCATAGAACGCCTCCGTCGTTTGAAGACCAGGAAACCAAGACGGCCGTGTTCGAGACGGGCATAAAGGTCATTGATCTGCTCGCGCCTTATCCCAAGGGTGGCAAGATAGGCCTTTTTGGCGGAGCCGGGTTGGGCAAGACCGTTATTCTCATGGAACTCATCAGAAGCATTGCGACGGAGCACGGCGGCTATTCCGTGTTTGGAGGAGTGGGTGAGAGGACCAGGGAGGGAAACGACCTCTGGCTTGAAATGCGGGGGTCGGGAGTTCTTTCGAAGACCGTGCTTGTTTTTGGCCAGATGAATGAGCCTCCGGGCGCACGACTGAGAGTAGGCTTGAGCGCAGTAACCATGGCCGAGTATTTCCGTGACGAGGAGAACCAGGACGTCTTGCTTTTCATAGACAACATCTTCCGTTTTGTTCAGGCGGGCTCGGAGGTTTCGGCTCTCTTGGGAAGGATGCCTTCGGCTGTCGGCTACCAACCCACTCTCGGCACGGAGATGGGTGAGCTGCAAGAGAGAATCACTTCAACCAAGACCGGATCCATTACTTCAGTCCAGGCCATCTACGTTCCCGCGGACGATTTGACGGACCCCGCCCCCGCCACCACCTTCTCTCACCTTGACGCAACGACGGTGCTCTCCAGGAAGATCTCACAATTGGGCATTTATCCTGCCGTTGACCCCCTCGATTCCACCTCCAGGATTCTCGACCCCAGAGTCGTGGGCGAGAGGCATTACAACGTCGCTCGCGCCGTTCAAAAGGTGCTGCAGAGATACAAGGACCTTCAAGACATCATAGCGATTCTGGGAATCGACGAGCTTTCCGAAGAAGACAAGACCATCGTCGCAAGGGCGAGGAGAATTCAGAGATTCCTCTCGCAGCCATTCCTCGTCGCCGAAGCATTCACGGGCAGACCCGGGAGATACGTAAAGATCGAAGACACGGTTCGGGGTTTTGAAGAGATAGTGGACGGAAAACACGACGACGTTCCCGAGTCTGCGTTCTTCATGGCGGGCACGATTGAGGAAGCCTTGGTGCAAGCCGAGCAAGTGAAAAAGGCCGCAGGATGA
- the atpA gene encoding F0F1 ATP synthase subunit alpha: MAFRPEEVSTVIRQELDKYRGKLEMKSVGTVVQVGDGIARVWGLDDVMMGELVKFSDGTMGMVLNLEIDTVGLILFGSNEKIREGDIATRTGTVAQVPVGEELLGRVVNALGQPIDGKRPLATKKFRPLEFRAPNVIERRPVQQPVQTGIKAIDSMIPIGRGQRELMIGDRQTGKSAIAIDAIINQKGQNLYCIYVAIGQKESNVARIVKILEDRGAMEYTIVVVATASEPAPMLYIAPYAGCAMGEEFLYTGRDALIIYDDLSKHAQAYRQLSLLLRRPPGREAYPGDIFNLHARLLERSAKLSDELGGGSLTAIPFIETQAGDISAYIPTNVISITDGQIYLENDLFYSGVRPAINVGISVSRVGGKAQTKAMRKVAGRLKLDLAQYYELAAFAQFGADLDRVTLSQLGRGQRVVEILKQPQYELMSLERQVAIIYAVAGGHLDELPVDSVRQFEKEFLAFLDNEFPDVPHEIRRSKDLTEEVETKLKKALVEFTAKFKANLQFAAQAEKASEEGTVRA; encoded by the coding sequence ATGGCGTTTAGACCCGAAGAGGTAAGCACGGTCATCCGGCAGGAGCTCGACAAGTACAGAGGCAAGCTCGAAATGAAAAGCGTCGGCACCGTCGTTCAGGTGGGCGACGGCATAGCCAGAGTCTGGGGCTTGGACGACGTCATGATGGGAGAGCTTGTCAAGTTCTCGGATGGCACGATGGGGATGGTGCTCAACCTTGAAATAGACACCGTCGGGCTCATCCTGTTCGGCTCGAACGAGAAGATCAGGGAAGGCGACATCGCCACAAGGACCGGCACCGTCGCTCAGGTTCCCGTCGGTGAAGAACTGTTGGGAAGGGTCGTGAACGCGCTCGGCCAGCCGATCGACGGAAAGCGACCCCTGGCGACCAAGAAATTCCGGCCGCTCGAATTCAGGGCTCCCAACGTGATCGAACGAAGACCCGTCCAGCAGCCGGTCCAGACGGGAATCAAAGCAATAGACTCTATGATTCCGATCGGACGGGGGCAGAGGGAGCTTATGATAGGTGACAGGCAGACCGGGAAGAGCGCGATCGCCATAGACGCCATCATCAATCAAAAAGGGCAGAATCTCTATTGCATCTATGTGGCCATCGGCCAGAAAGAATCCAACGTCGCCCGAATAGTCAAGATTTTGGAAGACCGCGGGGCGATGGAGTACACGATCGTGGTCGTGGCCACGGCCAGTGAACCCGCTCCGATGCTTTACATTGCGCCTTACGCCGGTTGCGCGATGGGAGAAGAATTTCTTTACACCGGCAGGGATGCCTTGATCATATACGACGACCTCTCCAAGCACGCACAGGCCTACAGACAACTCTCCCTGCTCTTGAGAAGGCCGCCGGGAAGAGAGGCATACCCCGGTGACATTTTCAATCTGCACGCGAGACTCCTTGAACGTTCTGCGAAACTGAGCGACGAACTTGGAGGAGGTTCCCTGACCGCCATTCCCTTTATCGAAACCCAGGCGGGTGATATCTCTGCATACATTCCCACCAATGTCATCTCGATAACCGATGGACAAATATATCTTGAGAACGACCTTTTCTATTCTGGTGTAAGACCTGCCATCAACGTCGGAATATCCGTATCGAGAGTCGGAGGCAAGGCTCAGACCAAGGCCATGAGAAAGGTGGCCGGCAGGTTGAAGCTCGACCTCGCCCAATACTACGAACTCGCAGCCTTCGCGCAATTCGGCGCAGACCTGGACAGAGTGACGCTTTCGCAGCTTGGGAGAGGGCAGCGAGTGGTCGAAATACTGAAGCAGCCGCAGTACGAACTAATGTCGCTCGAGAGGCAGGTGGCGATAATTTACGCCGTCGCGGGGGGGCACCTCGATGAACTGCCGGTTGATTCCGTGAGGCAATTCGAGAAAGAGTTCCTGGCCTTTCTGGACAACGAATTTCCCGACGTACCACACGAAATAAGAAGATCGAAGGATCTGACCGAGGAAGTGGAGACAAAACTCAAGAAGGCTCTCGTCGAATTCACTGCGAAATTCAAGGCGAACCTCCAATTCGCGGCCCAGGCGGAAAAGGCGTCTGAAGAAGGTACGGTACGTGCCTGA
- a CDS encoding response regulator, producing the protein MSKGKILVVDDEVYIVHILDFSLGMEGYEVVTALDGEQALGKVKAERPDLIVLDIMMPKLDGYETCKILKADPETKHIPVILLSAKGRNVDQQMGFQVGADDYITKPFSPRKLVERISLILGQPTAQQAAS; encoded by the coding sequence ATGTCAAAGGGGAAGATTCTAGTAGTGGATGATGAAGTCTATATCGTCCACATACTGGACTTCAGCCTAGGCATGGAAGGTTATGAGGTTGTAACTGCGCTGGACGGCGAGCAAGCGCTCGGCAAGGTCAAGGCAGAAAGACCCGACCTCATAGTTCTAGACATCATGATGCCTAAGCTAGACGGATACGAAACGTGCAAGATACTCAAGGCTGACCCCGAGACAAAGCACATTCCGGTGATTCTTCTATCTGCGAAGGGAAGAAATGTTGACCAACAGATGGGCTTCCAGGTCGGGGCTGACGACTACATCACCAAGCCATTCAGCCCGAGGAAGCTTGTCGAGAGAATAAGTCTGATCCTCGGTCAACCCACCGCGCAACAGGCTGCGAGTTAG
- a CDS encoding ATP-binding protein: MFAHAPFGLTSGLVPSLLLLFDIVPGGRSPLASTTLAGVALVPIVVMLAVWVAIVQGKNRRLIVTKSGLDERCMKLLHLTDELELARERIAELYKYQLSGSRKRAEKLTGIIEVASTINSNLDLETVLQAIVSAVRETLGFKIVLLRTLNPQENCLEAKAFAGLGLDAMRKLESHPVKTEEFESWLRPEFRISHSYFISHKCNFWDGKNDTGGYVPDLGPREEGEWHEEDVLFVPLVTRDDHLIAYLSVDDPADRRIPSIETIEMLEIFGSQAVTAIENARLYRELEEHAKRVEEAAQRMKELNELKSNFVSTVSHELRTPLTSIKAYVETLIENVGAKNATMQREFLGIINEETERLARLIDAILDLSQLESGTFRIRKEVFDVNKVVKEVADILHSIVQKRNITLNVELPEKAVLLEADRDLVKQVIINLSGNATKFTPEGGNVYLAVHSEGPMVRVVVQDTGVGIPVEHLGKIFDRFYQVDSSMAREYGGAGLGLTICKSIMEWHGGSIEVESQEGQGSKFIAVFPQKASESKAVANVTDDEDRTSESIVKLTVEMIAEVMNAKTASLMLVDEDLQELTIKAALGLDDHVVKNARIKIGESISGWVAKNGKPLLITNIEEDRRFGKANHPQYETKSLLSVPVSHDGKVIGVLNINNKVSCAPFTTDDSVLLSCLAERVGLVCSNIESYKAIKQLAENTGHALKALIVNMRRNRLKLCSGAFVNYAVEVARRMGMRGQELGVMAYVASIHDVGMVKIGRRLVESSSRFGEKELELLRKHPEEGIEIMKPIEFMGQVSELILCHHERVDGTGYPRGLRAYQIPLGSRIMAVVDAFESMRIGRPYREPLDELTAIEELRKCAGTQFDEEVVETLAQAVEEEKIAGAVGIKVARHQEGSHDRKTVESLTEGG; this comes from the coding sequence ATGTTCGCGCACGCGCCCTTCGGTCTTACATCAGGACTGGTCCCTTCGCTGCTATTGCTGTTCGATATAGTCCCGGGCGGTCGCTCTCCCCTGGCGTCTACTACATTAGCGGGTGTTGCTCTTGTTCCGATAGTCGTCATGCTCGCCGTCTGGGTCGCGATAGTGCAGGGCAAGAACAGAAGGCTCATCGTCACGAAGTCCGGGCTTGACGAGAGATGTATGAAGCTTCTGCACCTCACTGACGAGCTCGAGCTTGCGAGAGAAAGAATCGCGGAGCTTTACAAGTACCAACTGAGCGGGAGCAGGAAACGGGCCGAGAAGCTGACGGGCATCATAGAGGTGGCCTCGACAATAAATTCCAACCTGGATCTCGAGACCGTGCTTCAGGCAATCGTGTCCGCCGTGCGCGAGACACTTGGCTTCAAGATAGTGCTCCTTCGAACACTGAACCCGCAGGAGAATTGCCTTGAGGCAAAGGCGTTCGCGGGACTTGGGTTGGACGCGATGAGAAAGCTCGAGAGCCATCCCGTCAAGACTGAGGAGTTCGAAAGTTGGCTAAGGCCCGAGTTCAGAATAAGTCACTCCTACTTCATCAGCCACAAGTGCAATTTCTGGGACGGCAAGAACGACACGGGCGGGTACGTACCGGACCTGGGCCCGAGAGAAGAAGGTGAATGGCACGAAGAGGACGTTCTCTTCGTCCCCCTCGTCACGAGAGACGATCACCTCATCGCCTATCTTTCCGTTGACGACCCGGCCGACCGAAGGATTCCGTCCATAGAGACGATCGAAATGCTGGAGATCTTCGGTTCTCAGGCGGTCACAGCGATTGAAAACGCCAGACTCTACAGAGAGCTCGAGGAACACGCGAAGCGCGTGGAAGAGGCGGCTCAGAGGATGAAAGAGCTCAACGAGCTCAAATCCAATTTCGTTTCAACGGTCTCGCATGAGCTGAGGACGCCGCTCACGTCGATAAAGGCATACGTTGAGACTCTCATCGAGAACGTTGGTGCCAAGAACGCAACGATGCAGCGCGAATTCTTGGGGATAATCAACGAAGAGACTGAGAGGCTGGCGAGGCTGATCGACGCGATTCTGGATCTTTCGCAACTGGAATCCGGCACGTTCCGGATTCGCAAAGAAGTGTTTGACGTCAACAAAGTCGTAAAGGAAGTGGCAGACATACTTCATTCGATCGTTCAGAAGAGAAACATCACACTGAACGTCGAGTTGCCCGAGAAGGCGGTTCTGCTGGAAGCCGACAGAGACCTGGTGAAACAGGTGATCATCAACCTCTCTGGAAACGCGACCAAGTTCACGCCCGAAGGTGGCAACGTGTATCTGGCAGTGCATTCGGAAGGTCCGATGGTGCGCGTCGTCGTGCAGGACACCGGCGTGGGCATACCGGTGGAGCATCTGGGCAAGATATTCGACCGTTTCTATCAAGTCGACAGCTCCATGGCGAGGGAATACGGCGGGGCGGGGTTGGGCCTCACGATCTGCAAGAGCATCATGGAATGGCACGGAGGCTCGATAGAGGTTGAAAGTCAAGAGGGACAAGGCTCGAAATTCATCGCCGTCTTCCCGCAAAAGGCTTCCGAATCAAAAGCGGTAGCCAACGTTACCGACGATGAAGACCGTACCTCGGAAAGCATAGTGAAACTCACGGTCGAGATGATTGCGGAGGTCATGAACGCCAAGACGGCATCTCTGATGCTGGTCGACGAGGACCTGCAGGAGCTCACGATAAAGGCCGCCCTCGGTCTGGACGACCACGTAGTCAAGAACGCGAGGATAAAGATCGGGGAAAGCATATCGGGTTGGGTTGCCAAGAACGGGAAACCGCTCCTTATCACAAATATCGAGGAAGACCGGAGGTTCGGCAAGGCCAATCATCCGCAGTACGAGACGAAGTCGCTTCTGAGTGTACCGGTTAGCCACGACGGCAAAGTGATCGGAGTACTCAACATAAACAACAAGGTATCGTGCGCGCCATTCACAACCGACGACTCGGTTTTGCTCTCTTGTTTGGCCGAGAGGGTCGGACTCGTTTGCAGTAACATCGAGTCGTACAAGGCGATCAAGCAGCTCGCAGAGAACACGGGCCACGCCCTCAAGGCTCTCATAGTCAACATGCGCAGGAACCGCCTGAAGCTGTGCTCCGGCGCTTTCGTGAACTACGCGGTGGAAGTAGCGAGGCGCATGGGGATGCGCGGGCAAGAGCTGGGTGTGATGGCTTACGTTGCGAGCATACACGACGTGGGAATGGTCAAGATTGGGCGGCGACTCGTCGAAAGCTCGTCTCGGTTCGGTGAGAAGGAGCTGGAATTGCTTCGGAAACATCCGGAAGAAGGCATTGAAATCATGAAGCCCATAGAATTCATGGGACAGGTGAGCGAGCTCATCCTTTGCCACCATGAGAGGGTGGACGGTACCGGCTATCCAAGAGGGCTGCGCGCCTATCAGATTCCACTCGGCTCGAGAATCATGGCCGTCGTGGATGCTTTTGAATCCATGCGCATAGGTAGACCATATCGCGAGCCGCTTGATGAGCTGACCGCCATCGAAGAACTCCGCAAGTGCGCGGGCACCCAGTTTGATGAGGAAGTGGTGGAGACTCTGGCACAGGCTGTGGAAGAAGAGAAGATTGCGGGTGCCGTGGGCATCAAAGTTGCAAGGCATCAAGAGGGTTCGCATGACCGCAAGACGGTTGAAAGCTTGACGGAAGGAGGTTGA
- the atpG gene encoding ATP synthase F1 subunit gamma, with product MQSLRDIRRRIKSISSTRQIARAMEMVSAARFRRAQERLLSARPYAEGLEAMVKRVCAKSADATHPLLVRRDKKSVGICVVASDRGLCGAFNVNVIREAERLARQIVRDAVREGTNAGDKQPTQVRFLPVGRKALLHFRRKEARLLHSVPEIGAFADGSLATTFTSKLIDFYVGGMLDEIWLVFTHFISSGSRQVITSRLLPLDLAGSETAGGGYEYIYEPDARMLLQALLPKYVTTKVFTTFAESCASEHSARMVAMSFATKNADDMVDTLTLLANRARQSSITREIADIVGGAELLR from the coding sequence GTGCAGTCTCTGCGCGACATACGAAGACGCATCAAGAGCATAAGTAGTACGCGCCAGATCGCCAGGGCCATGGAGATGGTTTCCGCGGCAAGGTTCAGACGCGCGCAGGAACGCCTTCTCTCGGCGCGACCCTACGCGGAAGGTCTGGAGGCCATGGTGAAACGAGTGTGCGCGAAGTCTGCCGACGCGACTCATCCGCTTCTTGTCCGGAGAGACAAGAAATCTGTCGGGATTTGCGTCGTCGCCTCGGACAGAGGGCTGTGTGGCGCGTTCAATGTAAATGTGATTCGCGAGGCGGAGCGGCTCGCGCGCCAGATCGTGAGAGATGCGGTCCGGGAGGGAACTAACGCAGGAGACAAGCAGCCCACGCAAGTTCGCTTCCTGCCGGTTGGGAGGAAGGCCCTGCTGCATTTCAGACGAAAGGAAGCGAGACTGTTGCACTCCGTCCCAGAGATCGGTGCTTTCGCGGATGGAAGTCTGGCGACCACGTTCACGAGCAAGTTGATCGACTTCTACGTGGGAGGAATGCTCGACGAAATATGGCTTGTGTTCACACATTTCATTTCCTCCGGTTCGAGGCAGGTCATTACGTCCCGGCTCCTTCCTCTCGACCTCGCAGGCAGCGAAACCGCCGGCGGCGGGTATGAATATATCTACGAGCCGGACGCCCGGATGCTTCTGCAAGCGCTTCTGCCGAAGTACGTAACAACGAAAGTGTTTACGACGTTTGCCGAGTCTTGTGCTTCCGAGCATTCGGCGCGCATGGTGGCGATGAGCTTTGCGACCAAGAACGCCGACGACATGGTCGACACTCTGACGCTTCTTGCCAACAGAGCTCGACAGAGTTCGATCACGAGAGAGATAGCAGACATCGTCGGAGGGGCGGAACTGCTGAGATAG